TGCCGGAGCATCGCGAGTACGAGCGGGCCACTACCACCGCCGTCAACGCCTACGTTGCCCCTGTCATGGGCCGCTACTTAGAGCGGCTCGGCCGCTCCTTGGGCGGCCAGGGGCGCTTCCGCGTCATGCAGTCCAACGGAGGCTCCATCAGCGCCGCGCGGGCCGCCGCCGAGCCGGTCCATACCATACTTTCCGGGCCTGCCGGCGGGGTGGTGGCTGGCCTTGCCATAGGGCGGCGGGCTGGATTCGAGAAGGTTATCACATTCGATATGGGAGGAACCTCCACGGACGTGGCCCTCTGCGACGGCGAGCTCACTTTGGCCTCAGAGGCCTCGGTTGGAGGGTTACCCATCCACGTCCCCATGATCGACATCCACACGGTCGGCGCCGGAGGAGGCTCGATAGCCAGGTGCGATGCTGGTGGGGCCCTAGTTGTCGGGCCGGAGAGCGCCGGGGCGGAACCCGGGCCCATCTGCTACGGAAAGGGCCGAGAGGTTACGGTCACAGACGCCAACCTCGCCCTCGGCCGAATCGACAGTCGGTGGTTCCTCGGCGGCGCCATGGAGCTCGATGTGGCTGGGGTGCGTCGTGCAATTAAGCCTCTCGCCCGCGAGCTGGGAGTAAGCCAAACTAGAGCGGCGGAGGGAGTAATAGAGGTGGTGAGCGCCACCATGGAGCGGGCCATTCGCGTAATAAGCGTTGAAAGGGGCCACGACCCGAGGCGTTTCACTCTTGTCTCATTCGGGGGGGCCGGTGCCCTTCACGCCTGCGGGCTTGCAGATAGGCTCGCCATCCCCCGCGTGGTTGTGCCGAACCATGCCGGCATAACCTCGGCTCTGGGCATGCTGCTGAGCGACGTTAAAAGGACTTACGTCGCCACCGTGATGGAGCGGGTTGAGGCGTTTTCGTCCAGGGCCGCAGAACGAACGTTCCGGCGCCTGGAGAACGAGGGACGCCGGGAGATGACGGCAGAAGGCCTGGCGCGGGCCGACCTCGCCTTCGAGCGGTTCATCGACTGCCGCTATGTGGGTCAGTCCTACGAGCTCTCCGTCCCCTACAGCCGAGACTACCTGGCGGCGTTCCACGTGCATCACGAGACGACCTACGGCTACGCCCGGCCGGAGCGGCCTGTGGAGGTTGTGGCTGTCCGGGTGCATGTCACCGGCCGGGTGGCGCCAGTTGCCTTGCCAAAGGGACGTAAGCCCAAGCGTCCTGCCCGTCCAAAGCCCATCGAGCGCAAGGCGGTAGTCTCCGGGGGGAAGAAGGTTGACGCGTCGGTGTTCTGGCGGGAGGAGCTGCCGGTTGGGAGCCGGCTTCGTGGGCCGTCCCTCGTGGCCGAATACAGCTCGACGACCTGGGTTCCGCCGGGGTGGGTCGCCCAGGTCGATCGATTCTTCAACCTTAGGATGGAGCGGGCGCGATGAAGATCGATCCTATCGCCCTCGA
The nucleotide sequence above comes from Nitrospinota bacterium. Encoded proteins:
- a CDS encoding hydantoinase/oxoprolinase family protein gives rise to the protein MVPGPTSSYTIRVGIDTGGTFTDFMVASDEGVRVHKVLSTPHDPAEAVLRGLEQLGLEPAACEITYGSTVATNALIERKGARTAFVTTAGFEDMLEIGRQTRPHLYDLMPSRPPPMVPKELRFGVDERILYDGSVLKPLSRRALADLRRSMRDRGIESVAVCLLFSFVNPAHELAVAEALGGLGVPVSCSHRVLPEHREYERATTTAVNAYVAPVMGRYLERLGRSLGGQGRFRVMQSNGGSISAARAAAEPVHTILSGPAGGVVAGLAIGRRAGFEKVITFDMGGTSTDVALCDGELTLASEASVGGLPIHVPMIDIHTVGAGGGSIARCDAGGALVVGPESAGAEPGPICYGKGREVTVTDANLALGRIDSRWFLGGAMELDVAGVRRAIKPLARELGVSQTRAAEGVIEVVSATMERAIRVISVERGHDPRRFTLVSFGGAGALHACGLADRLAIPRVVVPNHAGITSALGMLLSDVKRTYVATVMERVEAFSSRAAERTFRRLENEGRREMTAEGLARADLAFERFIDCRYVGQSYELSVPYSRDYLAAFHVHHETTYGYARPERPVEVVAVRVHVTGRVAPVALPKGRKPKRPARPKPIERKAVVSGGKKVDASVFWREELPVGSRLRGPSLVAEYSSTTWVPPGWVAQVDRFFNLRMERAR